The following proteins are co-located in the Cherax quadricarinatus isolate ZL_2023a chromosome 26, ASM3850222v1, whole genome shotgun sequence genome:
- the Mkp gene encoding dual specificity protein phosphatase 19: MSSLAQQLTAKKGTLRHTQTQVTTPDGQSKLEDMCPDGSRTVLALPSTSPGFVVDTKPDLRFTHILNKVILGSQDVAHDLDILTMNKVTHILNVATGVINLFEGWFTYKTKEAFDVPGCRIIDIFDECCDFIHTAVVSGGCVLVHCNAGVSRSASIVIAYLMRHYSMSFDEAFRFVKSKRSFIRPNPGFLEQLKEYETKLALL, encoded by the coding sequence ATGTCAAGTTTAGCACAACAACTGACTGCCAAAAAAGGAACTCTGCGTCACACTCAGACACAAGTAACTACTCCTGATGGTCAGTCCAAACTTGAAGATATGTGTCCCGATGGATCTCGCACAGTATTGGCCCTACCTTCTACTAGTCCTGGCTTTGTGGTCGATACTAAACCTGATCTTCGCTTTACCCATATTCTTAACAAGGTCATCTTgggatcccaagatgttgctcaTGATCTTGACATTCTCACAATGAATAAAGTTACACACATATTGAATGTTGCCACTGGGGTAATTAATCTCTTTGAGGGCTGGTTTACATATAAAACCAAGGAAGCATTTGATGTGCCAGGATGCCGGATAATTGATATTTTTGATGAGTGTTGTGACTTCATTCACACTGCAGTTGTCTCAGGTGGATGTGTCCTGGTTCACTGTAATGCTGGAGTTTCACGCTCGGCTTCGATTGTTATAGCTTATTTAATGAGACACTATAGTATGAGTTTTGATGAAGCCTTTAGGTTTGTAAAATCAAAGAGATCATTTATCAGGCCTAATCCAGGCTTTCTCGAGCAGCTAAAAGAATATGAGACAAAATTGGCTTTGTTGTag